A single region of the Gammaproteobacteria bacterium genome encodes:
- a CDS encoding CBS domain-containing protein → MADISLKVERKVAIVDENQTVLEAAAVMVERYIGSIVIGDHSAVRGIFTERDLMRLVAHQKNPAQTKLKDVMRTDLVRANPTDSVEQCLNLMRTHRCRHLLIYESGKFIGIVSLRDLASQMLEEKESLIRELTKYIAG, encoded by the coding sequence ATGGCCGACATCTCTCTGAAAGTCGAACGCAAGGTAGCAATCGTCGACGAGAACCAGACCGTTCTCGAAGCCGCGGCAGTGATGGTCGAACGGTACATCGGCTCGATCGTCATCGGCGACCATTCCGCCGTCCGTGGTATTTTTACCGAACGCGATTTAATGCGCCTCGTCGCCCACCAGAAAAACCCAGCGCAAACTAAATTGAAAGACGTTATGCGCACCGACCTCGTGCGTGCCAACCCGACCGACAGCGTCGAGCAATGCCTGAACCTCATGCGCACGCATCGCTGTCGACATTTACTGATTTACGAAAGCGGTAAATTTATCGGCATCGTTTCGCTGCGCGATCTGGCGTCGCAGATGTTGGAAGAAAAGGAAAGTCTGATTCGCGAGCTGACGAAATATATCGCCGGCTGA